The following DNA comes from Ammospiza caudacuta isolate bAmmCau1 chromosome 7, bAmmCau1.pri, whole genome shotgun sequence.
tgggcTTGAGAATGTTAAAAATAGCCTTTGATTAATCTAAACTTTAATGGCATAAAATAATTTAGGAGAAAACCTCTTTGTTTTGATGCAAATTCCTGCATAGACTGGAAAAATTTCTAAAAgcaaaagtagaattttggcATGTGGTGGTCACCTGGATGTACAGAGATCTCATCTGAGTGTTTATCTGTGTCTACTCACACAATATAATTCAAATTTGCATTTATCTCCCTCACACCATCTTCTTTCTGttgacattttctcttttttttattatttatttccccATTCCAGAATAACATAGCTGAAGTGAAAGAGCTCCATTCTGAGTTAATGTGGAAGGACTTCATAGACCACATCAGTAAATTGTTGCACAGTGTGGAGGTGGAAGTCAGCTACTTTGCAGCAGGGATTATTGCTCATCTGATTTCTCGGGGAGAGCAGGCCTGGACATTGAGTCGCAGCCAGAGGACATCTCTCCTTGAACAGCTGGTACAGAAATCATGGTGAATTTTATCACAgtcttttctatttttgtttcaaTGTTTGTATTTAACAATCAATGTTCTTGGTTCTGTATTTTACAGCATACTGCCATTTTGAACTGGCCAACCCCAGAATGTGAGATGGTGGCTTACAGGTAAATATTGTCTTATCTTGTGATCAAGagcttgggggaaaaaagcaaaccacaTATCTACTATATATGATATTTGCAGGTAGTTGTCTTAAATGAGTTTTAGATGCAGCAGACCAATGTGTCCTGTACTTAACATGTGGCTAACATGTGTAGTTAACAAGTAGTTAATATATGGAACAAACATCATATGACCTCTGAAGTAAAAGTATCTAGTAATAAAGCAAGTaactgtttgtttgttttttttttttaataggtcTTTCAATCCATTTTTCCCACTACTTGGCTGTTTCATGACACCTGGTGTCCAGTTATGGGCAGTGTGGGCAATGCAGCACGTCTGCAGCAAAAATCGTATGTATTGAGAGAATATTACCcttaaaattcttctttttttggtaTGGTATTCACTAGCATGAAGtgggaaaaataagaatttcTGGGGTATTCACTCCTGGGGCTTGActaaatggaggagaaaaagagagtaGTGGAAGTTCCTTACATCTCTTCTATTAACTGAAATTTTTCTGTTAGATGCATAGTGTTAATTCCATAATGTGGATTTGTTAAGATTTAACTACATTTTTTGCTTGCATACGTGTTTTTATTCAAATAGAATATGCAAATATTAATGCTGGGCAAcaaattccttttaaattaaGAGCAATTACTTTGGCAGGTAGCAGTGTCTTACTATGAGAACAAAAACTATAGTTATTCCTCATCTCTAATTGCCTTTTTGCAGTAACTTGCTGTGGCATAAATGTCATTTTCTTAATCTCTCTTTCCCATCTGCAAAATGAGAAATAGACTGATTTGAGAGCATTTGATGTTGTGCAGAATTGttgggaaaaggaaataaatcccCCAACCATACCTAAGTGTAGGAGGGGCAAACTTTCCTGGCTTTTaatgttgggggttttttgacaGGAATTTTTGTCATGAATATGTCTATATAAAGCAGATTTCTTCTGAAGTATTTGAAGTGTTTTCTGTGCCAGTTTTTAATCTCCTTGATGGCAGCATATCTGGGCTTGTttatccctgtccccatcaaTCTTTATTTCTGCAGTGATAAGGCATCTGTTTAGGACCAGCCAATAACATCACATAATATAAAACTGCACACAGAATACTGTTTTGCTGCCCTTTGTAGAGCTCATAAATATGCCTCTGTTCCCAGGGTACTGTCCAGAAATCTGTGAGATTTTTCATGATGAAGTCAGACTGTTCTGACAGAATTGTTTTACTGGTCAGATCTGGATAACAGATTTTAAATAAGGCcctataatttttctttgtgcCTCAGTCCTGTTAATTTTGTGTTGTCCTATCTGTTCTATTTaattttggtattttgtttGCCCTCACATCTGAGCTTTTAACATGCTACTGAGGTTTGCAGTGGCTTACTCGTGATTTGAGACCAAGACAGAATTCTTTTAGTTCTCATGGTAGTTGATGCCAGAAGCTTCTGGACAAAGTTGCAGAGAAACCAAATGTTTGGTAGCAAATGTAGTAATCtactgtggggaaaaaagtgttTAATTCTGAAATATGAAGATGTATTTGGGAGGAAAATCTTCAGCTTTTAGTGCTTGTTACCAAGAAAGCTTTTAGTAGTCCTGGAGAGGAGATGCTTTTTATTTAGACCCCCTCTTACAGATGACAGCATAAAGTGGTCTGGAAGCAAttggtttaaatttttttgtatatttttttttattctgctgctgtttgtctATGTCATAGTCACCTCTGTGAGGTAACCCAACTAAAATATTTGTAGTGCCACAGTAAATGTGATCCCCAGTGAAATGCTGAACATCAGCATTAAAACAAGTCTGGTGTTGCACCACTGAGATGCATGTGCAATTGGGCCCATCTGAGGTAATGGCCTGTGGATTGCATTACAGTCATCCTGACCTTTCCATAACAACTTCTGCAGCTTGCACATTACATCCACCCTACAGCTCTTTTTATAGCTGTTCCCTGCTCTTAATAATGCTGCAGCTGATGGGGGTGTGATTTCAACTTAGTGAATTCCAGAATGtaagtggaaaaaaccctggAAAGGCATTTCCCTGGAAAGGCATTTGTAGCAACTTATAATTAATGAGAGGCCACCATCAATATATTTAGCAAACTATTGGAAGGAGCTAGTTTGTATTTGCTCTCCAAGCCTGGAGGCCTCCACAAATTATGTGGTATATCTGATACCATTTTTTGGTAATTGTTCTGTACCAAGGTTTTTGAGAAAGGGGCTATTACCTGTATACTCATAGACACTATAGTGCTTTTGATTCCCATTTCTTCTGGTTTGTTTATGTGCACTTTAAATGCCTGTAGAGGAGGTGGGGGGAAGAGAGAATACTGTGCACATTACAGGGCACTTTCCAGTCAGCTGAGACAGACTGGTAAGAGACCTGATTACAGCTGGACTCCTGTCCAAATAACTCTGTTGTGTTGTCACTTGTTAAAGTACTCATGCATGTCTGTGGACACTTTAGGGGGTGTCTTAAATACTGCCTGGAGACAAAAGTGGATTTCAATCAGTGTTTACGTTATCTCCTACCTTTACCCTAGATAATTCTGgttttaattccctttttatAATCCTATTACAGCCGCCAGATACTGCAGCATGTTAATTGAAGAAGGTGGTTTGCAGCATTTGTACAACATCAAGGAAAATGTCCACACTGATCCCCATGTCCAAAGGATTGCTGTTGCCATCCTGGATAGTTTAGAAAAACACATTATGCGCCACGGGAGACCACCACCATGTAGAAAACagcaacaaaccaaaccaaactgaaaGCTGCAGGTAGAGGAGTGTAAAGTATTGTCTCTGTAATAATCCTCTCTGATTTGTGTGTAGTTGGAGTAACTTATAATCTATTGGTCACCATTAAAGTGATTTGCTGGTAACTGTGGTACCCAAACCATGTGTGGTAACCTTGCTGAATGTCACCTTTAATGGCAACCTCGTGCACAACTTGTCAAGGGTCACAGCTTGAGCTGGTCATGCCTGCAGGGATAGTGCTGCCTGCCAGGAGATGGGACTTGTTCAGATCCATATGCACAGCTGGAAAGAAGACTTCAAGGAGTATCTTGTTTTGTTACTTCTGAGAGAAAAGGCTGTTCCATCCTTGTGATTGCTGTTCATAACACTGCTCACCAGTTTGGTGTTTGAATAAAACCGGGTGTGGTTGGGAAATCAACACTTCCAGACTAAAACAAAAGTCCGTGCATGCAGGTGACCGAGAGACTTGTAACTAAGGCGACCAAAATGTCCGTTTTCTCTTCACCCTTCTAGACACAAATGAGTCTTcagcttccttttccttttgcctgCAAGCcatgttcttttgttttccttactGCTGGGATGATGCCTTTTTACAGTTCATTTCTCCAGAgtcctccctgctcctgtcgAGGTGGGGACCAGCATCACGTTCAGGGAAAGGGGAAACCCATGGAAGTAAAGCAGTAGAAACTGAACTAAAATGAGACAGTACTAAAAGGATGttaaagaatttaaattttataacAAGAATGGGGTTTTGTTGTGTGACTACTTTTGGTTGTGTGTGAtatctttcttttgtttttagaaTACTCATGGGGATAGGAGCAGGCTCATTAGAGCAAAATAACTGCCATGACTTCATCATGGAGGGGGTTACATGTATTCATAGAAGGCTGGGATATTTGGTCACCTTATTTATAAGAGACTAATGATTGCTctcattttctgtaaatattctGTGAGTATTGTGCAGTGAATTATATTTCCAAGCCATCACAGTGAGTGCAACGCATCACCCAATGTTCTGTGTAAGCCCTGTGTCAATTGCATTGTTTTGTGGAGTATGAAATTCTACATAAAGATAATTGtaacaatttatttctttcttggttACCTTTGGGTTTCAAACCATGTGTTGAATGAAACATATTGCACAGTGTACAGATGCCTGATACAATGCAAGTGGTGGAAGCAAACTGCATGTCCATTCAAATGCAATTTAATTTCAGGTGTTGTTTTTGTTTATCTGCTTAGTTTCCATATTTCCATGGCAACTGATTTGATATTCAGAGACTCTTGTGTAAATATTGGGTaattgaatttaaaaagaaaacttatGTTTGGTAGCTTACCAGCAGAAATGGCTTCTTCATGATGACtgtattttactatttttaaatcctttccCTCCCAACTCCCATCCTTCATATAAGAACACCACCTCTAATCTTCAATAACCTAATTAATGTGTATTTCAGCAACCTCAAAAGGTACTGATCCAGTAATTTAATCAGTGTTGTGTAATTGTTTTTTGTACTAGAGTATAATTTTGGCTGGCATCATTTTAATCTGTGGATCTGGTTATATAAAGTTTTCTCAATTCCAACAGAAATTCAGCTGGCTCTAGCTTTGAATTCTGAAAGtggtttaaaaattaaaaacagccTCCAGGCTTTTACCCACCACCCTTCTAAGATGTCTGCTATGGAATTTCCTTTATACATGAAATGGAACACAAAACTTGTCAAAATTGGTGTCAATAGAATGAATATAAATCAATTGCTAAGATTTTCAAATAAAGGTGACAACTCTCCTTACAGATCTGTCTTTTCCTAATAACAGGAGAATTTGCTGAAACAacttaactgaaaaaaaaaaaaattactccttCATGCAGCACAAAATGCAAGGATGATGCTGGCATCAGGCCAGATGTTTGAGAGACGTGTCACTTCATGAAGTTCTGCAGCCAGAAAGCACAGAGATGCTAAATACCCATTTTCTTTTGCTCCCCCACACTTCAGGCAATCAGTGAGCACAATTCTTTCAAGCTGCAAACTCTGCATGCCTACAAGGTATAAGTGCACTATGTCTGTTTGTATATGCCTCTTATAGAAAGGTCTCTTCACATTCCTGTGCAACTTCAGGAGTTTCTGCCAGGGTGGAATAATTCTGGAAGCAACTTTCAAACTTTGTGTTCCATCCGTAGCATCTGCCATCTTTTGTGAAGGCTGAAAATCCTGACTCTGCTTTACCTTTGCAGGTCTTTACACAGAAAATTTGTCTGTGTATAATTTGGTAAGATTCCCACACATTTTTGGCACAAGTGAAACTGTGGTTTCCTTTGATACTATCGTGGCATGAAGTTCCAATGTGGTAAGCCACATCTTATTTTGATAACCTATCAAAATAACCTATAACCATGTTTGctgattaattaatttttctttgaaggCCCCAGTCTAGGAGAGTAAGAAGCTGTAGAGTTAAATTGTGTGCCATTTTTTAGTGCTGGAGAACCTCAAAGCAGAAGGAGAAAACAACTTCCAGTCAGCTAACAGAGGAAAACAGGTGATGGAGAGAAATTATGTGCCCAAGCCAAAACTTTACCACGTTCCTTACTTGACATCTGTGTGAGAGCCATAACTACTGACTTCAGATGAACATGCTTAAAGATCAGGAGTACAAAGTTAAATCTTTATTTGGAGATTTGTACAGCAAAACGATCCAGTGGAATAGTTAGAAAGGCAGTCCAAGGCAAGGAGTTAAGTGCACAGAGTGGTGTCATAAAAATAATCCTCAGAAATCAGTGGATCTCCAGAAAGTCAAGGGCAGCAGAAAGCGTTATTTGCCGGTGAACCGAGGTGGGCGCTTCTCCCTGAAGGCAGCCATCCCTTCCTGACGGTCTTTGGTGGGAATATTCTacatgagaaaagaaaacagaggtATGTTTTCCATTCACAAGTCTGATGTGTTTTTAAGTCCTGACTCATTTGGCAGTAGTGGTGTGAGACtaagtttgcttttctttcaatGATAAAATTCCATGGTTTGCAATTAGGAAAAAACAGAGTTGCAGTGTAAGTTTGTAGAGTAACTCACAAACAAAGCACCTAAGAAAAATACCATAGATCTATATGGGAAAACAGTTTCCCATAATCTTCATTCTTCATCTTAAAATATGAGAGACACATTATATTGTATTACCCTGTATTGTTCCATTAGCTGGTTCATGCTCTCAAAACCTGCCACAGTGAACTTCAAGAGgaataattttgaatttattaAACTAAAACCATTTGCAAAACTCATTCTATAACTAAAATACAGTTGTTCCTTTCAGGAATGAATTCTGAAGGCAGATTACCTGGGCATAACACATCCCCTCAATAGCCATCCCTGATGCAATGTCAacctgggaaggagaggaaaggtgTGAGGTTTGTCTGAAGTACAACCCTCAGAGCTGCTTCAGAGCTCTCAAATCAATCAGAGCAGTCAGTCACTCTCAAACAGTCATAGTAAGTGATCTTCATTCCAAATTAGAAGTACAGTAATACtatctgtagaaaaaaaatcctgccgTATTCCTTTTATCTTAAATCTTTTAAAAcctctgaaatgtttttaaatgtctgatataaagaaaaattttataaCACATCTGTTCTAAACATTTTTACTGTAGTAAGAGCTGCTAATCTTTTCATTCACTTCagtatttaaacaaaaataattaccTCCATTCCTTTGTTTATTGCcagttttcccattttcacaGCAAATGGTGCctttattaaaaacagaaaacaaaccacaacaaatactttaaaataattaaattgttataaataattatttaataacaGATTAATTGCTATATTATTATTTTGCTCCAAATGACATCTTAGTCTACAGAAATCTGCAGTAAGTTAATCAGTACTTTACAAAAATCAAAAGTTTGGTGTTGTGTGCAGTTCACAGATGAACACAGTGTGAGTTTCAATGTCCTGCAGGtctgtgtggctgcagctgggggctAAACCTGCCCTGTGGGTTAAGCAGCTGGATGTTAACACTTGCTCCAACAGAAACTGCATTCACAAAAAGGAACAGACTTAAAAAGACTTAAAGATCAGGAACCAAGACTTCAGTATTTCAGAGGAAGGAATTTCAGGTGTTTGTTTGCTCTCTTAAGGGGAGCACAAACGCTGCCTTTACATTGGTGCCATGAGCAATGCACTTACCTGGGGCAGGATTTCTTTAGCCAAAGTCAAGGCTCTCTGGTAGGCTGCATCCCCCTCGCTGTTCTGTGGCACTGAGTGATTTACCAGCCCCATGGAGGCTGCCTGTTCTCCATCAACCTGTCTGCCAGTGAAAATGAGTTCCTTGGCAAGACCTATTCCAACACATCTGGGCAGGCGCTGGGTTCCACCTTAGGACAACAGGGAAAACACCAGTTTCCATTTCTGACAAATGCCTCActagtattttgtctccttaCAAAAGCAGGaaccttaaaaaataaatggatcgtatgtttttttaataactacAAGCTGAAGATGTTAACATTTGGAGAGGCATCTGAAAGACTTCAGTATTTTGATAAAAAAGAAGAGGTACAATGGGACCTTCCTACATTCAGAGTAGGTCTGAGACAGAACTCGATTCATAAATCTCTTTCATGACTGTAAGATGCTACTTCTAATTTACATTCAAAACACTTCAAGTGTTCACGAACACATTCTAATggcaaaatatttacaatacAGCTGAGAAAGTGAGATTTAATGAATATTAATGAAGGTTTAATGAAGGTTAAGATTTAATGAAGGTTACCTGCTCCAGGCAGAAGTCCTCGTGTGGTCTCAATAAGGCCCATTTTAGCTGATGAAgctataaaaaaaataaatgtagagTTAGCTACATTTTCATTTGTATAACTAGAAGTTTTCCAGATTGAACTGATCGATAAAATTAGAAACTGTCAATACTGAGCTGGAACTCCATTTCTCCAGGTAGCCAGAAAGTCTGAATACTACAGTACTTACTCAATATCTGTCTCAAGTCTGCTTACCCCAGTGTAGCAATTTTAGCTAGAAAAATGAACCTCACGTCCCTGCTAGATAAAATATAATGGATGGaggcacagaaacagaagaaataagtcttccaacccaaactgatTTAAGCTGGGAAGGTTAGATGTAGCCAGAGTATATGTGATCCAGTATTAAGTTACTATAACTATTCAATCTTACTAATAAATAGTTTTCTAAAGGAATCCTAATCTTACCTAAAAATAGGTTTTACTTTTTAACCACGGGAACTACTTTCCAAATAACTAAACGTCACCATTTCTGCACAAACTTCTCTTAGATTTCTCTCAAGCTTCTGGACTCCATTAACAATCCCCTGTCATGTGTGTAAGTTCTCTCTAAAATGCAGCCATCAGCTCCCAGGAGGTTGCCACACTGAGCAGCACAAACCTGCCACTCGGAGGTCACAGGCCAGGGCCAGCTCTAATCCTCCACCCAAGGCGTAGCCGTCGATTGCAGCGATCGtgggcacgggcagggcagctgcagaacaGAGCACAGATTGCACAGTTGTGTTCCACAGGTTCTGTTTCACACGGCTCTGGATTTTAAATCCTTACATTCTAAAGCTTTCAGTTCAGAATTTCTCAAGGACTCATTTTCTCCTGCCACAAGTTTTCGGTCTGGAAACAGTAAAAATTGTCTTCTTGCACTTCTCCCTTCTTTGTAAGAATGCAAAACATGCTTCTTCCATGCAAAGAAGCTTGCAAACAAGGCACTACAATGCCAAACAGTCCTCTCCTTGCAAATTTATGACATGAATATTCATCTGTTGCAGTTCACAGCCAAAGAGAAGACACCATCCCTAGGCCCTGTCACAGCGCTCGGtttttgtggtgcttttgtTAGCCAAGCTCCTGAAAACAGGAACAGTAAACACTGTTTAACTAGGTTACCTCATAGCTGAGGAGC
Coding sequences within:
- the ECHDC2 gene encoding enoyl-CoA hydratase domain-containing protein 2, mitochondrial, translating into MNRPHARNSLGKVFVNELFSALEQLRFDEQVRVVVFKSQVKGVFCAGADLKERAKMDDAEVGEFVRRLRNLMDEIAALPVPTIAAIDGYALGGGLELALACDLRVAASSAKMGLIETTRGLLPGAGGTQRLPRCVGIGLAKELIFTGRQVDGEQAASMGLVNHSVPQNSEGDAAYQRALTLAKEILPQAPFAVKMGKLAINKGMEVDIASGMAIEGMCYAQNIPTKDRQEGMAAFREKRPPRFTGK